In the genome of Oncorhynchus nerka isolate Pitt River linkage group LG4, Oner_Uvic_2.0, whole genome shotgun sequence, the window TAAAACCCTCGTTTCCCCTCAGAATGCTGGCGCCGTTATCGGAAAGGGTGGCAAGAATATAAAAGCCTTACGCACAGACGTGAGTATACAGAATTGGCATCATCAAATCTTTTCCTCGACTAGGGGATTTGCTGTAAAGCTATAATTATTAGGACTGAGAATTGCTAGGGACCTCAGGATACGATATCACAATACTTGGGTGCCAAtacaatatgtattgcgattctcatgaTTGTGAGAATTCTGTGTATTGCGATTGGACGTTGCAAATGTATTATTGTTCaccatgtctgctgcagagacgAGGGGGAGCATAAGGACGAGTTTTGATCACTCACGGAAATAAATTTGCTGGCTTACTACCTAAAAATTGGAGAACAACCTATAGGATGAAATACCAGAGTTTTGACACAGCAGACTAGCGTGAGCTAATGCTACCTACAGTAGCAAATAAATatgtacaatgcattcggaaagtattcagaccccttgacttccatTGTtagattacagccttattctaaactggATTACCCCCCCTAAAATGACAAATCAAacagttttttaaaaatgtttgctaatttaaactgaaatcacatttatataagtattcagacccttcagatcactactttgttgaagcaccttcagcagcaattacagccttgagtcttcttgggtatgacgctaccagcttggcacacctgtatttcctgcgttgtcttggctgtgtgcttaaggtcattgtcctgttggaaggtgaacattcgccccagtcggaggtccttagcactctggagcaggttttcatcaaggatctgtctcccagtccctgctgctgaaaaacatccccacagtatgatgctgccacccccatgctccACCGTAGGGAATGTGCCAGGTTTCTTCCTGATGTGATGCCtttcattcaggccaaagagtcttgtttctcatgttctgagagtcctttaggtgccttttggcaaactccaagcgtgctgGCATGTGCCTtatactgaagagtggcttctgtctggccactccaccgtaaaggcctgattggtggagtgctgcagagatggctgtccttctggaaggttctcccatctctggactcgagctctgtcagtgaccatcggattTTGGGTCACCATTTAGGTCACTATCGGGTTTTGGGTCACCAAGAAGAgtctgatggaggccactgtgttcatggggtcctttaatgctgcagaatgtttttggtagccttccccagatctgtgcctcgacacagtcctgtctttGTGCTCTACATACCgtttcttcaacctcatggcttggttttttctctgacatacactgtcaactgtgggaccttatatagacaggtgtgagcctttccaaatcatgtccaatcaattgaatttaccacaggtggactctaatcaagttgtagaaacatctcaaggatgatcaatggaaacagaatgcacctgagttcaattctgagtttcatagcaaagggtctgaatacttatgtaaataagatttctgttttttatatttgatacatttgcaaaaatgtctaagcctgttttcgctttgtcattatgggtattgtgtgttgattgatacattttagaataaggcagtaacgtaacaatgtggaaagaGTCGACGGTTTTGAATACTTTCTGGGTGCACTGTATATGTATAGATATCATATTGTCCAAAAATATTGAGATATGTAACTTTTTTTTCTCCCATCACTAATAATTGACGTTGTATATCTAACATTTTCATAGACATTATGGTATCCAGCAACCCCATTTCTAATGACAACCCTAACGAGCCCTATTAAACAAATGTGGTCCCTGTAATTAAATGGTTTTCCTCTGATAAAAGTAATCTCCCATCTATAGACTGACTGTCATTGTTTGACTTGATTGGTCAAATGGTGCATGTCTGAAAGTTTGAGGTACAACTGCAGCTTTATTTTATACAGTAGTCAGATTCTCGCTTTCCCAAATGGCACATCTATAGGTTGGCTCATGTGGACAGACATGGTTTGGCTCGATTGGACCAGATTTGGGTTCGAGGGTCGTTGGGGCATTCTCATGGTTCAGATAAAAGGAAACGATCCTCCCTACTGAACTCTGAATGTGATTTCTAATGCCCCTTACAGCCTTGAAACTATACCGGACTGTGGCGATGTCCCTTCAACTGGTGTCTCAAAGCCTGAGCGGACCTATAGTCTGTTACAACCTCTATAGCCATGCAGTCCATTTAgctaacagtgtgttgttgtttgttagaGCTGGCTCAGTCTAGTCGCCGTTGttcttttaaatttttttttaaagcagtatAGTGATGGAGTATAGCGTGTATTCAATTAAAATGtattccttctccccctcttccctctcctttacttttttatttttggCCACCTTCCTCCGTTGCCCATGTACTGGATCGACATGCCCCTCCTGCGTTGCCCACCTTGACGTTGGCCCAACCTCCGCCCCTGAACGCCCGCCCACCTGACACCCCGGTTGGCCCCGCCCCACCCCGCCGCCCGCCCACAAACGTGCCCCTCCTTAAACGGGCATCTTACTTGACATCATGTGATTGAATGCCCTTGCCCAATGCCAACCTCCACGGCCAATGCAGTACAATGCCAGTGTATCAGTCCCTGACAGCAGTGGCCCAGAGCGGTATGTCCCACCAGTTATTGCCTCACTGCCTGATTAGAACAGAGAAACATGTCTTTGATAACCTGCCTTCTGTTTCATTTTAACATTTTTTTACATATAgaacccctccccttcccctttaTCAGGAGACGTGTATTGTTCCATTGAATTTTTCTGTCTTCTCCCCCCACATTTAGGTATTTCCATTTAATTTAGACCTTTTTTTGTCACTACAAATGAAGTCACTTGTCCCGTACAGGGGGAGATTTCAAAATAATAATCCTCCACTTTCAGTAGTTCTTGTTGAACTGTTGGATGTTTCCTTGCTGTGATATTATTCGTCTTGAACTGTGGAAAGGAAAGCCAATGATATTTCTCGCTCTGTCCTTCTGGCCCACCTTGCTCCCCCCTACCCCCTGCGCCCCTCCCCCACCCCACTGTTCTCAACATCACTGTTCATGATCTGAGCGCTCAAGCTCCGCCCACTCTGTCACTCATCACTGTCGTCTCTTTTTTCCCCCCCTTGTGCTGCATCTCCCTGTTTGGTTTCTCTCAGGCCCCCATCGGTCCAGACTGCCTGCCAAACCTCTCATTCCCCCCCGCTCCTGTCCGCCACCTACTGGTTACCACTCGCATCCCCCCACCCCCTGCTTTCTTTATTTGTTTCTGTTCTACCCCCGACCCCCTGTCACTATGAGAAGTTTCACGATTGTGATGGCGAGTTTATTCTATCTTTTTTAAATTGCTGCACATGATGGTTAAAAGAAGGCTCCCCCCTGACTGTGGCCAGCCTTGTGCCTCACGTTGTAATCTAACGCCCTGCCAAACCTGCCCCATTCCAATCTTCCTGTCTTTCTTTGTTGAATGTGAGATAAGCGAGTGCATGTCAAGTTGCTCGTATTTCAGGGAAAGCCAAAATATGTACTGTATACAGCAGTCCTCTTCTTCCTTTGCTTTTAGTTTTTTAAACTCTTTGTGTGACCTTCACGTGAGTGTTAGTCTTGAAGTAAGTTTTCTTTTACTtctgttttttcttttctttctgtTTTGCCTCATTACCTGTGGCCACATGCCATTCCCTAACAGGATCCTGAGTGTGAGTGCAGATATTGACACTATCGGAGAGATTCTGCTGAAGATCATCCCTACTCTGGAAGAGGTGAGTCCCCCGCGGCCTCCAAAGACATACAGCACATGTGTAGGTTTGTATTTTTCCGGATCCTCAGTCGAGAGTCAAAGGCCGTATTTGACCTGACTGATCTGTACCTGTTTTTTCCTAGTACCAGCATTATAACGGGATTGATTTTGACTGCGAGCTGCGTTTGCTGATCCATCAGAGTTTGGCCGGGGGAATCATCGGGGTGAAAGGTGCCAAGATAAAGGAGTTAAGAGAGGTAAGATGGGATCCTGTTGTCTGTCATGTGTACACCACTGGTTTCAAAATGCTGACTTGACTCAGTCCATAGTCATGGGTAAAGATAAGCTGAAATGTAGAGTGCATGTGCTTGATCAGTCTTTAATCGTTGTTGCCAACTTGTCCTTAGATGGCTATGGGCAGTGTATTGGAAGATGTATATTATTTCATGCTCAAAGCTGAAGAAGAGTCAAACCCATTTTGAACATTTTACATTGTGTGGGTGTATTTCATGCTGAgcttcctctgtctccaccagaACACCCAGACCACCATCAAGCTGTTCCAGGAGTGTTGTCCTCAGTCCACTGACCGTGTGGTTCTGGTTGGAGGGAAGCCAGACCGTGTTGTTGAATGCATCAAAGTTATCCTGGACCTGGTATCTGAGGTGGGTGAGAGTTCAGTTCTGAGCCAGTGACCACAACACACTCACCCATCACCAGTGTCTAAACATGGAAACTCACTGAAAGTCAGTCACTTATACTAGAATTGTACCGATTTTTAACAGCagacacttttttttgttttgttttacatattccaTTTACAACAGTTGTGGACATTGTAGTCATTTCAGAGCTACATTTCTTCACAGGGCTACATACATATAGCATCTCAATAGTATTATCCATCTTTCTGTAGGCTCCTATCAAAGGGCGCGCCCAGCCCTATGACCCCAACTTCTACGACGAGACGTATGACTACGGCGGCTTCACCATGATTTATGAAGAGCGGGGCCGGCGGCCCATGGGGGGCTTCCCCATGCGGGGCAGGGGGGGCTTTGAACGCATGCCCCCCGGCCGCGGGGGACGACCTATGCCCCCCTCCAGGCGGGACTATGACGACATGAGCCCTCGTCGGGGACCGCCCCCTCCCCTGCCAGGTAGAGGAGGGCGTGGAGGGAGCCGGGCTcgaaacctgcccctccccccaccaccacccccaagAGGAGGGTAAGGAGCTTAGCTTCCTTTTTGTTCTTTCATTGACTTGTTTGTTTATGGCTACCTCTTTTTTTATCACATTCAGTTACTCCGTTAAAAAAATCTAACCGTGTACTTTCCCTGTGTGTAAGTGCCACAGCTTCCCCACTACTGTTAGGAGAAATCCCTGAGATGATGTATATGACTATGTTAACGCGATCATATGGCCCTAAGTCATACTATTAGACTAGTCCTTAAAGTCATCTTTAAGTTCTCAGTTCCACTGAGTCATGTTGCCCGTGTTGTTTGTTTGCAGAGGGGACCGGTTCTCCCACCAGAGTTATCACGGCAACATGGACGACAGACCAAAGTAAGTCATTTGTGTAAAAGGCAGCAACTGCAAAAGTGGTTAGGGTGAAACTTTTCCACTTCTCCAAATCAGCATAGTTTTTTGGAGAATGGAGCTCTCGGCTGTGGAGTTGAAAATGTTGGGTTTACTCTTCTGTTGATTTAATGGGCGTCAATATGATTTTAACCATGGCACAGTAGCTATTCTGTCAACATGACCTCTTTTCCTATAAGTGGATGACTATATGAACACCACATCTGCATCGGTGTCCACCAATGAATACTGATTCTAAAACAAGTTGTTGTGGCTCTTCACACTCTCGGGTGGCTAAACGACAAGCCAAGAAGGACTTGTCACACTTGTGTTGTATGGACTTGTCAGCCCGTTGGTTTGGGGGACACTGTCTGTCCACTAAAGGTGGTAAACTGAACCCTCTCCATCTCATGCCATGTTAACCCTGACAACCTCCCATCTTATCGAAGCAGCGACAGGAGAGGAAGACCAGGAGACCGCTACAACAGCATGGTGAGTGACCTCGGCATTTATGTGTTTGGATAAGGGTTTACGCATGGTAGAGCGAGTTAGTCTGTCAATTGCCTGGTGTTATAATAGTAGGCAAGTCGACACAGTTTGGATTGTCGTAGCTACTCTACTTATGGAAATGGATTGGTATTGTTTTCCTGTTCTAGTGAAAGCACTGTGGTTTGGACACTGTGGCGCTGCTCTTCAACGAGCGAGCGCACTGGTTAGGCCTCTTGTTGCCTGGCAACAGTTGTCTCCTTGGTTACCAAGGAGCAACTGAGTACATAGTCTGGAGCTGCTAAACTAACAAATGAACTTGAGGTGAAACCAACGCGATTTCCGGGCAGGGTTGGTAGGGTCGTACCAATAATGTACATAGTCGAAAATGAATAGGGCAGCTAAGATTCATATGCGCAAATTATGGAGCTCAATCTTAAATGTAAACTAGTATTGACTTGATGTAGGTTTCAGTGTTGTAATAAGCTTCTCATTTTGTTTTTCTCTCTTCCCCATGTCCTGCTGAATACAGAGTGGTGGATATGGTGGTGAGTCTCCGCTCTTCCACATTTACTTTTGGTCATGGTAGTCTCTACCCTGTTTGAATGTCTCTTAGGTCGGTGTAAAGACCTTTCTGTCCAGTAAGCACCACCAGCTCTCCCCCTGCCCTTTGTCACCCTGTTGGTCTATGTTGTCTGTCAGCCACAATGTGACGTATTGTTATTCTTTTCCTCCATCTTTTCAAAGACAACAATTCTTCGTGGGAGCCCTTTCAGTCTGGTGAGTGAAAAAGGATCACATTTGTATCATGTCTCATTTTGTTGCTTCTGTATTTTGTTGTAGTTTTTATAAAGGGAAGACTTTCCCCACAACAGTGGATAAATTCTAAATGATATCTCTTGGTCTCTCCAGGTGGCCGAGGGTCATACAGTGACATCGGGGGTCCCGTCATCACAACACAAGTGACCATCCCCAAAGATGTGAGTAAAGGATCAAATAGCAGTCCCAAGCATAATcttaccaccacacacacacacttccataaAATATGTACTGGAGAAAAAAAGAGTTGAGATTATTTCCAATTGATCAGAAACTCCTCACATAAGCCTCTATTCATACATTGTTGAAATTGCCCCTATACTTGGTTGTCATTGTGCCAATCACATTGTTGGGGAAAAGTAACCCTGGCTCCTCACTTGTCGTAGCTGGCCGGCTCCATCATCGGGAAGGGCGGCCAGCGGATCAAGCAGATCCGTCACGAGTCGGGAGCGTCCATCAAGATAGACGAGCCACTAGAGGGCTCAGAGGACCGCATCATCACCATCAATGGAACACAGGACCAGATCCAGAACGCCCAGTATCTACTGCAGAACAGGCATGTGCTAGCACCCTTTCCTCTTCTCCGGTGAAAGCAGTATGGTGGAAACCTATTCAACCCGTCACCTATCAGTGGTAATCAAGGAAGAAAAAAAATAGTTGTTCATGACTAATGGAAATGAAATTGAACATAATGGAGTTTTAGAAATGATTCCTGGGGTTCCTTTATTCACTTTTCCACTGTTTTGTGTTGCAGTGTGAAGCAGTACTCTGGTCGGTTCTTCTAAACAGGAAAGTGGAGTGAAGCCAAACTGCCATGCGCATTCTCTCCCTCAGAGCCAACATTCCCCTGCTTTGGGTAGATGTGCTCTCCCCCGGTCATTTAACACACCATCTTTTAattagaagaagtttggaaattCTCTCAAAGCTGTTGAATGAATCCCTGTTATTTTTTGCGCTGCTTGTTTTTTTCCTGGATTCTTGTGCTGTTCTGTACTTGGAGTAAActcatgtgttctctctctgcctcccctgagCCACTCCTCCCCCCAGTCAGTACAGCATGCAGAATGTAATCTTGTTTTGTAAGGAACATTttatgattaaaaaaataaatgtaggttctttttgcttattttttttttaactgaaaGACTAGGTGCtgtataaaaactgaaatatacagtaatcattgttttattttgttgGTTATCTGATGGGGCCAAAAGGAAAAGTACTGTTGATTTTAATTTCAGTGTAAGTTTTCTACCTGATTTCAGATGTTTAACAAGCCACTCATAGGGATTTAGACTTGCTTTTGAGTCAGTTTGTAAGCATTTGTTACATTTTAGATGGGATCTTTGTAGACGCCAGTCAGTTTGCAAGGGAAATGTAGCCTTTCTGTCCATATGAGTGGCATGTTCGCTCTACCCCTGTCTGTAGTATCTGCTGGAAGTCTGAGTAATAAAATCTGTGCCACCTTTTACTGAACGTGTGGTGGGGGGCAGGCATAAACAATTATGACATGTAGGGCTAACGCATCATAATTACAAATGAACTGTTTACTTGCTAGTCGAAACTTGGACATTTCCGACTTGCTGATTCTCTGAACGCTGCACGTGTATAACTAAAACCAGTTAACTATTTAATCTAATATTTTTAAGATTGGTAAAattagcccataggcctattcTTAAATCCAATATATGTAGGTAGTGGACTGCCCACCGTTTTAATTTGCcaactaggtttccatccaattggcgacagattttcatgtcaATATTCTAAAATCCGCTTAAAAACAATTGTACATTTCAATGATATTGACCTGTTGCGGATTAAAAGGGTGTACGCGATGACGTAGTTTACATAACTTTTTGTTTATGTACAGAATataagttaaatgggtttctatCGTGTTTACCTCTACTGATGGTTTGCGTTGTAGGCCTATTGCGAATGCGCACTTTGGTCTTGCCACATGCGCTTTAATTCAACAGCTAACAAATACGGTGCGGGTAGGATAGGATAGCCTACATGAGAATATTCTATATATTCAAAAGGCAGCCAAGCCTCGATAAAGTCTCCAGAATAAGAcgctcgatatttattggaaagtagCATCGATCACcgcgtgcactttcaccaccttgTGAAGTTAATAACAAATCTGTAACTTAATCTGTAGCCTAAACTGCATTTTTtcagtcgtagtgggaggaccacacaacatattgTATAActaagtttacttcgatatgattcGTATATCAATATTTCCGTATAAAGCCAAGGCGTTATACCATCGCCATTTCTTGCATCATTCATTTTATCGACCGTCTGGTGTGTGTTGTCGATATTTGGAAAGTTTACCGAAAAATGTGCTGTTATCCGGCCTATCGTGAAATGTTTTATCAGACATACTTTACACTCGTAAAAttgttggatggaaacctggttatagTAACGTGCTGGCGCGACATGCCCTCATGAGCCTTTCCCATCTAAACACACCCTCCTAACGTCACATGGATCGGGTCTTGAGTGTAGTTGCGTTACGCCGGCACAACACGGCAGCTGCAGCAAGAATGGCTAGAATTGTGTCAAAATAAGAGTCCTCTACTACGAGAGACTGTCCGACCCTCCTTCACTCTCATGGGCCAACACTTTTTAAATTTGGTGAAGATGATTACGATGCATGATGTGGGAAAATGCAAATAAAGACTAGGATGAGTGATGAAGTTGAAGAATGAAGAGGGTGTATGAAGAAAAATGTTTTACATGTACTTTTCTGTGTGGAGCACTTTTATTTGGAAGGCTCTTGCCTTTTTGCTGCTAGGTTCACATAGCCTGTATTCTGTACATCATGAAATTATAAGATTGGACAAGCAAAGGTGAGAATAGAAAAAAATGGAGCAAAGTTAAACAGACTATTTTCAAGAAGACAAATTCAAACGCACCATATTGTGGCATGAGATACTTTTTTTGATATTCCCGTGTAATGATGGAATTtagttttttatacatttgtggCGATATGGAGTAAAAGTCCGCCATAGTCACCCACCACGCCCGGAGTTCAACATTTGGAGGTAAAGATGTGCTGGTATTAAATTATTCATTCTCCCACAGATTGACTGCTACCCAATTTGGCTGCTACTGCATTTCTTTGGAGGACCGCAGTTTATATAAAAAGAAAAGAACGTGGTCTATTTCTGCcaaaggtttttttttttttttatctgtgaATTGCATTTGCGTTATTATTGCGCTTGGCTTTTACTGCCTGTACGGCACTGTACTGAACATTCAGGCTGAGCTGAGGGAAGTATTTTTAGAAATATAAATATCTTTTAAAATTATAATTGTTTTCTTTCACTTTGGGAATATAGGTTTACCTCTTCGACCCGAAAGTAGCCAAAGTGTTTTCAAGGGAGTCATGACTTTGAACTCCATAGGGGCCTGTTGCCTCAGCGAAGAGGGAAAGGAGGCTCGGCGGATCAACGACGAGATCGAAAGGCAGCTTCGCCGGGACAAGAAAGACTCGAACCGCGAGTTCAAGCTGTTGCTTCTCGGTAAACTAAGTTCTGAATCCCAATCAAAGCACTGATATGACATTGAAACAATGTTTAAAATAATGATACATTTTATGACTATCATTGTTACACGGTTGGCTCTGTTATTTCATGTACACGCCTATAATAAACTTGGCAATTATATTCAAATGAGATATTGCCAAGAAAACAATGTTTATTGTTGTGCATTGTCTTTAGTACTCTTTGATGTTTATATAACTTGAATATGTTCACACAACCAGCTCAGCTTGCTGGGAGTAAAATAAATGATAACTTAATGTAAGAATGCTGACAGCAAATGGGCCAATATAGTTTGTTAGGCAACTAAGGAAGTGTTACAATTGCTACAATAATCACTAGGTTGTTAAATTGCAGAGGGGGACACATTTCTTAGAAATCATCGAATCTTGTCATGGATCACCACCCATTTAAATTAGTAGATCAGAAATCTATTCCAGTGGCATACTGTACATACAATGCACACACAGTAGCCAAAACCTCAGACACTTTTGTATCAACATTTAATGGCCAACACAGTCCCTCTCTTCCGTAGCAGGTGACAAATTGCAATTGCTTTAATCTAAATTTAACTTATTAATGAAATTAACAATATAAAGATGACACTATTATAAGCTTAAAATGTGCCTCACTTTCATCAGCAACCTCCGGCTACTGTGTGGGTTAGTGAGAAGAGAGCCACTGCACACATTAATGGTGTTTAAAAGTAGGGATTTAAAAGTGAAACTGAGTTCATCTCTGAGCTTTTTTTCTCCCCAGGGACTGGTGAGAGTGGGAAGAGCACCTTCATCAAGCAGATGAGGATCATCCATGGGACGGGCTACTCCGAGGACGACAAGCGAGGCTTCACCAAGCTGGTGTACCAGAACATCTTCACTGCCATGCAGACCATGATCCATGCTATGGAGACCCTGCAGATCCTCTACAAGTGTGAAGGCAACCAGGTAACCCTTTTGTTGTTTATTCTATACCAACTTTTCCCGTTTATTGTCAACATTTGGTGTTGGTCGCCCACAAGTCTGTTGGTGAGGAGTTTTTGCACCATAATACATTTTATGGACCTGTGTTTTTCTAGACTTTGACACCTTGTAATCTCACCTGGAAAAACTATGAGCATTAGTCATAGCCTCTAGTCTAGAGCAGGGATATTCAACCTCGGGTCTGCGGACCACTAGGGGTCTGCGGAGGTACTGCATGAGGTcccaaaaataaaaacataaaaaagTATATTCCCCCCAAAGTTTTTATGAATATCGCTAGCAATCACATACTAAACACATTTTGAATTACATACCTACAGTATAAAATAGGAGACTCTTATTTCTAATGATAACTTTAGTTCTCAATTCCTAATATTGAGCGAATTACATTCATTGGAGCTATTTACACTCACTGGAGTACATGACATAGTCTGTTAAAAAGTACCTGTGAGAGCACCAATCGCTGCAAAATAATGAGTAACAATCTACCATGTCTATtaattttaaaatgttgattaatTCTCCTTGCCATTATCATTCAACTTATTATAAAACATGAAACGTATTTCTAACGTATGATCGGGGTCCCTGGGCCGCCGGTTTGGCTGGGTGGGAGTGCCTGGGCAAGAAAAGGTTGAAGACCCCTCATCTAGGGGCTTTCTGGCAGGTCACATTGTCAGAAAAAACTCCCGACCCTAGCTGTAATGACCAAGCCCATGTTTGTACAGACCTTTTATTCGTTTCTAGAGGCTCTGTGAGGCTTGTAGTAAGGGGTTAGATGATGCCATTATGATATATGTAACTTTGTTTACTTTCTGCCTAGCTGGTGATGTCATTAGTTACTGAGCAGGATGACAGACAAGGTCTTGTAAAAGGTACACGTGATTGACTGTTGGCCCACACAAAGTAGGGAATCTCCACGAGAGAGACAAATATACTTTGCTGACCTTTCTATCCCGTAAAATCTCCATATAATAATCATAGAAATCCACTGCTATGTGCTGCCTGCCTCACACTAACACCCATTTCAATTCTAGATAGGTTTGGGGCCAAGCTAACACAATCCCTTGCCTGCCGTTTACAAGAATGTGATCACTCAGACAAATGCCTCTCTACGTCTCTCAAGTAATgatctctttccccttctctttgtctttctctcaccTTTTTCAGGGCCATGCAAATATTGTCATTGAAGTGGACGTGGAGAAGATCACGTTTACAAATCCGTACATTGACGCCATTAAGAGTCTATGGAATGACCCAGGGATCCAGGAATGCTATGATCGGAAGAGGGAATACCAGCTCTCAGACTCTGCCAAATAGTGAGTAAAGCAGTCACCATTACCCGCCTCTAGTCTAGACTGCCAAACAGTGACTagacacagagaccagtaaataaCTACTCCCTAACTCTTGCCAAATAGTTTCCCCTGTGTCCAATACCAGTTATGTTAAGAAACATCTCATTCTCATACATAACAGGCTGTGCAGATTTAGGTAAGCAATGAAGAGGTACAATGACCAGATTGCTTCCTATTGTGATGCTCGGGTGAAAGATTACATATCTTATGACCTCTGTGTTTTTCTGAGAAGTGATATAATGAGTAACAGAACTGTAAACAGAATAATAATGATACTAACCCCAGCCCTCTCATGCCCTTTCAGCTACCTGAATTCACTGGACCGTATAGCTGAGTCATCTTATGTGCCGACCCAGCAGGATGTGCTCAGGGTCCGGGTCCCCACCACAGGCATCATCGAGTACCCCTTTGATCTCCAGAGTGTGGTCTTCAGGTAAACATCCACATAGCCTACTACCTACCATCTCCCTGTCTGGTGAACACGAGTAATCAAGATTATCCTAGAAGATTAAACTGTTATCAGAGGCATCATTTTGATTTACTCAAATACAAATTGACATTGTTCCATGCATAGTAATGGCATTTTAATAACTCATCATAACCCAATAGAAAAAGAGTTTACTCTGTATTCTCTATACCTGCTTGTTGAGCGTTTTCCCCTAAACCTCATCGTGCTGTGCTGCTGTTCTCAGGATGGTGGATGTGGGTGGTCAGAGGTCCGAGAGGCGGAAATGGATCCACTGCTTTGAGAATGTCACCTCCATCATGTTCCTGGTGGCTCTCAGTGAATACGACCAGGTCCTGGTAGAGTCTGACAACGAGGTGAGTTTGGCCATTGCGGTTTCAACAGTCCAAAGCATTATGATGTTTTTAGAGGACATTGTATCAGTCCACGGCAGCCATGTTGGAGCCTCCCGGATAATGCCGACCAATGATAGTCAGCTAAATATTGACCATTTTAAACTGTGCTAACCAACTGTAATGCTTGAACTCGTGAATGGGGTAGATGGACTGCTAAGAGGCAGAAGCATGACATCTTACTCGAAAGTTGGACAAACTCTCTGCCTCTTGCTATCTCTCTATGACTCGCTCTGTtctagt includes:
- the LOC115126762 gene encoding guanine nucleotide-binding protein G(q) subunit alpha-like isoform X1; the protein is MTLNSIGACCLSEEGKEARRINDEIERQLRRDKKDSNREFKLLLLGTGESGKSTFIKQMRIIHGTGYSEDDKRGFTKLVYQNIFTAMQTMIHAMETLQILYKCEGNQGHANIVIEVDVEKITFTNPYIDAIKSLWNDPGIQECYDRKREYQLSDSAKYYLNSLDRIAESSYVPTQQDVLRVRVPTTGIIEYPFDLQSVVFRMVDVGGQRSERRKWIHCFENVTSIMFLVALSEYDQVLVESDNENRMEESKALFRTIITYPWFKDSSIILFLNKIDLLQEKILFSHLVDYFPEYDGPQRDPQAGREFILKMFVDLNPDSDKIIYSHFTCATDTENIRFVFAAVKDFILQLNLKEYNLV
- the LOC115126762 gene encoding guanine nucleotide-binding protein G(q) subunit alpha-like isoform X2 translates to MRIIHGTGYSEDDKRGFTKLVYQNIFTAMQTMIHAMETLQILYKCEGNQGHANIVIEVDVEKITFTNPYIDAIKSLWNDPGIQECYDRKREYQLSDSAKYYLNSLDRIAESSYVPTQQDVLRVRVPTTGIIEYPFDLQSVVFRMVDVGGQRSERRKWIHCFENVTSIMFLVALSEYDQVLVESDNENRMEESKALFRTIITYPWFKDSSIILFLNKIDLLQEKILFSHLVDYFPEYDGPQRDPQAGREFILKMFVDLNPDSDKIIYSHFTCATDTENIRFVFAAVKDFILQLNLKEYNLV